Proteins co-encoded in one Zootoca vivipara chromosome 3, rZooViv1.1, whole genome shotgun sequence genomic window:
- the LOC118082510 gene encoding GDNF-inducible zinc finger protein 1, which yields MEKKKILMKSNTAASNLLKTLHSLYQFGHFCDAIIYTDQFGIQEEFFVHKVILAASSNYFRSLFLTEEMLKARDCRVTLQGVRTEEFACFLKFAYTTEVEIEEDKLHRIKEVAERLECQDLLDVFEEMKAAGEDLDLGVHSERHEGGRSVCSKTEQVENKEQSALSRILATPMKRQLWDRKRHTKLTAVYDGSEGKPGHSGKYGVVFEGPKNSTAASTGCHKIDLHSAHTMKNVSPAENEASHLSLNQADSEEACIVTSNILPGQEEGENGLNLSETKLRKSPRNISKVLPQIYTCDKCCHSFHFAKEYQSHMEQEHDADLVVLFPSCQNLSQHRLTVHDEEKQFPCLLCDKRFKCQKDISHHIRRVHEKKKNPQRCPYCDKVISSKCGLTVHIRTHTGEKPYKCRGCPASFAQRSAFTTHVRKIHESSQDRKFVPDYWMIAPPTKRPDVTDGEVDMNSKTYPKVPNSNLQREPVDEKTRELEGESRKSPPSLEAESESKEESREQCGDADIQREKPGGHRTLSAEDCVKGERDCEAEGRGREDNEAVSSEDIDENSSDQDTEESKPNAGCKARGVVNKSKGAKKSAYVITCNKCAEKFVSRKKYTDHCKNVHHSLPGKIYQCDVCSKSFASYNSWKEHRASVHTEDRQFSCTLCNATFKRKRDVRTHYMRKHEGRVKRPLCSVCGKILSSRTALVFHMRTHTGEKPYQCSICCSRFAQPSQLKIHTRSHTGEKPYICEDCGACFADKGRLTAHKRTHTGERLFKCDVCGKHFSTNEYLKCHERCHMGAKPYKCDVCGKTFGLRASLAQHSNIHAETPPYFCEQCGKTFTQQGALRRHQRIHTGEKPYKCRACERTFTDLSTLRRHVLVHDRNAHWRTFLIDLTIKKDHNWSKIETFSNIRMGEDSNPILSGGQSKLYKPESTSVKKAEHISCGTGSSARDSDHSLMYL from the exons atggagaaaaagaaaattttaaTGAAATCCAACACGGCTGCTTCCAACCTACTGAAAACCTTACATTCTCTCTATCAGTTTGGCCACTTCTGTGACGCAATAATATACACAGACCAGTTTGGCATCCAGGAGGAGTTTTTTGTTCACAAAGTCATATTGGCTGCTTCCAGCAATTACTTTAGAAGCCTGTTTCTCACCGAGGAGATGCTGAAAGCCAGAGATTGTCGGGTGACTCTCCAGGGTGTTCGCACTGAAGAATTTGCCTGCTTTCTAAAGTTTGCCTACACAACAGAAGTAGAAATTGAAGAGGACAAACTGCACCGGATAAAGGAGGTAGCCGAAAGACTTGAATGCCAAGATCTGCTTGATGTTTTTGAAGAAATGAAGGCTGCAGGAGAAGACTTGGATCTGGGTGTTCATTCAGAAAGACATGAAGGCGGTAGGTCTGTCTGCAGTAAAACAGAACAAGTAGAGAACAAGGAACAGAGTGCTTTGTCCCGGATTTTGGCAACGCCCATGAAAAGACAGCTTTGGGACCGAAAGAGGCATACAAAACTAACTGCCGTCTATGATGGTAGTGAAGGTAAACCTGGCCATTCTGGCAAATATGGTGTTGTGTTTGAGGGGCccaaaaacagcacagcagcGTCAACTGGATGTCATAAAATAGACCTGCACAGCGCTCATACTATGAAGAATGTCAGCCCGGCGGAAAATGAGGCCAGCCATCTGTCACTAAATCAGGCGGACTCCGAGGAAGCCTGCATTGTTACAAGCAATATACTACCCGGCCAGGAGGAGGGTGAAAACGGCTTGAATCTTAGCGAAACCAAACTCAGGAAATCGCCGCGCAATATATCGAAAGTCTTGCCCCAAATATACACATGTGACAAGTGTTGTCATTCCTTCCATTTTGCCAAGGAGTACCAGTCGCACATGGAACAAGAACATGACGCAGATCTGGTGGTACTCTTCCCCAGTTGCCAGAACCTAAGTCAACATAGGCTCACTGTTCACGACGAGGAAAAGCAGTTCCCTTGCTTGTTGTGCGACAAAAGGTTTAAGTGCCAGAAAGACATCAGCCATCATATTCGGAGAGTGCACGAGAAGAAAAAGAATCCCCAGAGGTGTCCCTACTGTGACAAGGTGATCAGCTCTAAATGTGGGTTGACAGTTCACATTCGAACACATACGGGAGAGAAGCCGTATAAGTGCAGAGGCTGCCCGGCGAGTTTTGCTCAGAGATCTGCCTTCACTACTCATGTAAG aaaaatacatgaATCAAGCCAAGACAGGAAATTCGTGCCAGATTACTGGATGATAGCCCCGCCAACAAAAAGACCAGATGTTACAGATGGCGAAGTTGACATGAATAGCAAAACATATCCGAAGGTACCAAACAGCAACTTGCAAAGAGAGCCTGTGGATGAAAAAACTCGGGAGCTTGAGGGAGAATCCAGGAAATCTCCTCCGTCGTTGGAAGCAGAGTCTGAGAGTAAAGAGGAAAGTCGGGAGCAATGTGGTGATGCTGATATTCAAAGAGAAAAACCAGGTGGTCACAGGACTTTGTCTGCAGAAGACTGTGTAAAAGGAGAAAGGGACTGTGAAGCAGAAGGAAGGGGCAGGGAAGATAATGAGGCAGTCTCTTCTGAAGACATCGATGAGAATTCAAGTGATCAAGACACTGAAGAAAGCAAACCGAACGCTGGTTGCAAAGCGAGGGGCGTTGTGAACAAAAGCAAGGGAGCCAAAAAATCTGCCTACGTTATAACGTGCAACAAATGTGCGGAGAAGTTCGTTTCGCGGAAGAAGTACACCGACCACTGCAAAAACGTCCACCATTCTTTGCCTGGTAAAATTTATCAGTGTGACGTTTGTAGCAAGTCCTTCGCGAGTTACAACAGCTGGAAGGAGCACAGGGCGAGCGTCCACACAGAGGACAGGCAGTTTTCCTGCACCCTCTGCAACGCCActttcaaaaggaaaagggacGTGAGGACCCACTATATGCGGAAGCACGAAGGGAGAGTCAAGCGTCCCCTTTGCTCTGTCTGCGGGAAGATCTTGAGCTCAAGAACAGCGCTAGTGTTTCACATGAGGACCCATACAGGCGAGAAGCCGTACCAGTGCAGCATTTGTTGCTCAAGATTTGCTCAGCCATCGCAGCTCAAGATTCACACCAG GTCCCATACAGGTGAAAAGCCATACATCTGTGAGGATTGTGGAGCTTGCTTTGCAGATAAAGGCAGGCTTACTGCCCACAAGAGGACACATACAG GAGAGCGTCTGTTCAAGTGTGATGTGTGTGGAAAACATTTTTCTACCAACGAATACTTGAAATGCCATGAGCGCTGCCACATGGGAGCCAAGCCATACAAGTGTGATGTGTGTGGGAAAACATTTGGACTGAGGGCCTCATTAGCCCAACACAGTAACATTCATGCAG aGACTCCTCCTTATTTCTGTGAGCAGTGTGGAAAGACCTTTACTCAGCAAGGAGCCCTGAGGCGTCACCAGCGCATTCACACTGGAGAAAAACCGTACAAGTGCAGGGCCTGCGAAAGAACCTTCACGGATCTGTCTACCTTGAGGAGGCATGTCCTG